A section of the Paenibacillus aurantius genome encodes:
- the jag gene encoding RNA-binding cell elongation regulator Jag/EloR → MKKIVVTAKTIEEAVKKGLAQWNTTEDRVKVEVLEQPSKGLFGLIGTREAKVELEKIPDAEETALEFLQEVIGAIPLDVQVDKQVTKDEILYNLTGPELGILIGRRGQTLDSLQYLVNIVANRYSSRPVKIVLDAENFRDRRRKTLEDLSLRLASRVIKTKKEVILEPMPPQERKIIHAQLQNHSTVKTYSKGDEPNRRVVIALR, encoded by the coding sequence ATGAAGAAGATTGTAGTCACGGCGAAGACGATTGAAGAAGCGGTCAAGAAGGGCTTGGCCCAGTGGAACACCACGGAGGACCGGGTGAAGGTTGAGGTGCTCGAGCAGCCGTCCAAAGGCTTGTTCGGTCTCATCGGAACCCGGGAAGCGAAGGTCGAGCTGGAGAAAATCCCGGATGCCGAAGAGACAGCGCTCGAGTTTCTGCAGGAGGTCATCGGAGCCATTCCGCTTGACGTCCAGGTGGACAAGCAGGTGACGAAGGATGAAATCCTGTATAACCTGACGGGTCCCGAGCTCGGCATTCTGATCGGACGCCGCGGGCAGACGCTCGACTCTTTGCAGTATCTCGTCAATATCGTGGCGAACCGTTACTCTTCCCGACCTGTCAAAATCGTGCTGGACGCGGAAAATTTCCGTGACCGCCGCCGTAAGACGTTAGAGGACCTGTCGTTGAGGCTTGCCTCCCGGGTGATCAAAACCAAGAAGGAAGTCATTCTGGAACCGATGCCCCCGCAGGAACGTAAAATCATTCATGCCCAGCTGCAAAACCATTCGACGGTGAAGACTTACAGCAAAGGGGACGAACCGAATCGAAGGGTAGTAATTGCATTACGTTGA